In Pedobacter sp. W3I1, one DNA window encodes the following:
- a CDS encoding PorP/SprF family type IX secretion system membrane protein — MKILSALKIYVAVLGLLLCTAKSFAQTDPHFSQYYANPLYLNPALTGVIDGDYRATVNFKQQWSALNSSFLTGGASFDMAPKKNFAFGATILNQRAGELDFNYLSALVSGSYRLRFGAEGLQMLSFGLQAGVINRSFDFSQARFGNQFNPISGYDGGMMSGETLSSQSSLVPDVNAGIMFFDGNPNKNVNVFLGASAAHLTRPMDRFSGSNSRIPVRFTAHGGARIKASELLDIVPNALFMYQGNTNEVSVGAYAQLNVNPSANILFGGNYRNKDAAIAFVGLQLKNMVFGLSYDVNTSTFNRASNSNGGLELSISLIGRNGIIGPNFFCPRL, encoded by the coding sequence ATGAAAATACTATCGGCTTTAAAAATATATGTTGCAGTGCTTGGATTGCTGCTGTGTACAGCTAAGTCCTTCGCACAAACTGATCCGCATTTTTCACAATATTATGCAAACCCGTTATATCTTAACCCGGCCTTAACGGGGGTGATAGACGGCGATTACCGTGCAACTGTAAATTTTAAACAACAATGGAGTGCACTAAACAGTTCTTTCTTAACAGGCGGAGCATCGTTCGATATGGCGCCAAAAAAGAACTTCGCATTTGGTGCAACCATTTTAAACCAAAGGGCAGGGGAGTTAGATTTTAACTACCTGTCGGCCCTGGTATCGGGTTCGTACCGTTTAAGGTTTGGCGCCGAAGGCTTGCAGATGCTGAGCTTTGGTTTACAGGCCGGCGTAATTAACCGCAGTTTCGATTTCTCTCAGGCCAGGTTTGGTAACCAGTTTAATCCAATTTCGGGCTATGATGGCGGTATGATGAGCGGCGAAACACTTTCATCTCAATCATCTTTGGTTCCTGATGTAAATGCAGGTATCATGTTTTTTGATGGTAATCCGAACAAGAACGTAAACGTTTTCTTAGGTGCAAGTGCAGCGCATTTAACCCGCCCTATGGATCGTTTCTCTGGTTCAAATTCACGTATCCCTGTTCGTTTTACTGCACATGGCGGTGCGCGAATCAAGGCTTCAGAGTTATTGGATATTGTACCCAACGCATTGTTTATGTATCAGGGTAACACAAACGAAGTTTCGGTAGGCGCTTATGCACAACTTAACGTTAATCCATCAGCAAACATTCTGTTTGGTGGTAACTACCGTAATAAAGATGCTGCAATTGCCTTTGTTGGTTTACAATTAAAGAATATGGTGTTCGGATTAAGTTATGATGTAAACACCTCTACCTTTAATCGTGCATCAAACAGTAACGGTGGTTTAGAGCTTTCAATATCACTTATTGGCCGTAACGGAATTATTGGTCCAAACTTCTTTTGTCCACGTTTATAA
- a CDS encoding tetratricopeptide repeat protein has product MKKILLFLLVAFGSYANAQYVVNYKKVADTYFENKDYYAASTFYKKALKITGDSTQAILPYGKERKSATDDKVAEDYEGSIYNLAESSRLYREFNEAEKYYAIAITFTNTRFRKALFYYAESLRANKKFNLAIDAFQQFIQKNPGDALVKDAQKEIESCKFAIEEMRFPRLVQIKKNAS; this is encoded by the coding sequence ATGAAAAAAATATTACTCTTTTTGTTAGTGGCATTTGGCAGTTATGCAAACGCGCAGTATGTGGTGAATTATAAAAAGGTTGCAGATACTTATTTTGAGAATAAGGATTACTACGCAGCATCAACTTTTTACAAAAAAGCCTTAAAAATTACTGGCGACAGTACCCAGGCCATTTTACCATATGGGAAGGAAAGAAAATCGGCGACTGATGATAAAGTGGCAGAAGATTATGAAGGATCGATTTATAACCTAGCAGAGTCCAGTAGATTATATAGGGAATTTAACGAGGCAGAAAAATATTATGCTATAGCGATAACCTTTACCAATACACGGTTTAGAAAAGCCTTGTTTTATTATGCCGAAAGCTTAAGGGCAAACAAAAAATTTAACCTGGCAATTGATGCCTTTCAGCAGTTTATACAAAAAAATCCTGGTGATGCTTTGGTAAAAGATGCCCAAAAGGAAATCGAATCATGCAAATTTGCGATCGAAGAAATGCGTTTTCCACGTTTGGTTCAAATCAAAAAAAATGCCAGCTAA
- a CDS encoding OmpA family protein, which yields MPANVNGLGSNYAPVKINNEFYFTSSRPVAVGSKKDIVKTDAGEVQVSTKTNPFINNLYSAKGELTATDVAVKEVDINFPKNIEIAAASFTPDGNTVYFTTWRDKEKYAIYSAKKTGDKWSDPQPVGLQVNSKDFNSSQPFVTSDGKFLLFSSDRSGGYGKFDLWYCAVREDGSLGQAVNFGPTINTEDDERAPYYNPLTKKLLFSTDGRVGFGGLDFFESEGDLVNWSNPKNLGYPFNSSKDDLYFTATDDKGTKGYISSDRESSCCLELFEVKKEFLSIAGLLTDCKTKLPLAGANVTLTNAEGLQKITTGTDGIYRFKVDSKRPIKLLFAKDNYFAITKNYPYEELAKADTLIYKDYCLSPFKLGIPMALDNVYYEFNSAELTEPSKKVLDFLIPIMEDNPEMEIELGSHTDNIGTDEYNLDLSNRRAKSCTDYLESKGIAAARLTSKGYGESMPIAPNEIVVKRKKKDNPAGRAKNRRTEFKVTKK from the coding sequence ATGCCAGCTAACGTAAATGGATTAGGTTCTAATTACGCTCCTGTTAAAATTAACAACGAATTTTATTTCACCTCATCGCGCCCTGTTGCCGTAGGAAGTAAAAAAGATATAGTTAAAACTGATGCTGGAGAAGTTCAGGTATCAACTAAAACCAATCCGTTTATTAATAACCTTTATTCAGCTAAAGGCGAATTGACCGCTACAGATGTTGCTGTAAAAGAGGTTGATATTAATTTTCCTAAAAATATAGAGATTGCGGCGGCCAGCTTTACGCCAGATGGAAATACAGTGTATTTTACCACCTGGAGAGATAAAGAAAAATATGCTATCTATAGCGCTAAAAAAACTGGTGATAAATGGTCAGATCCACAACCTGTTGGTTTACAGGTAAACAGTAAAGATTTTAATTCTTCACAGCCTTTTGTCACCAGCGATGGTAAATTCCTTCTTTTCTCGTCTGATAGAAGTGGTGGTTATGGTAAATTCGATCTTTGGTATTGTGCTGTGCGAGAAGATGGTTCGTTAGGTCAGGCGGTAAATTTTGGCCCGACCATTAATACCGAAGATGACGAGCGTGCACCATACTACAACCCCTTAACCAAAAAGTTATTGTTTAGTACCGATGGGCGAGTTGGTTTCGGTGGCCTTGATTTCTTTGAGTCAGAGGGCGATCTGGTAAATTGGTCAAACCCTAAAAACCTGGGCTATCCATTCAACTCATCAAAAGATGATCTTTACTTTACCGCAACTGATGATAAAGGAACAAAAGGCTACATTAGTTCTGATCGCGAATCATCTTGCTGTTTAGAATTGTTTGAAGTGAAAAAAGAATTCCTTTCTATTGCAGGCCTTTTAACCGATTGTAAAACTAAATTACCTTTAGCGGGTGCCAATGTAACTTTAACCAATGCCGAAGGATTACAGAAAATAACTACAGGTACTGATGGTATTTACAGGTTTAAAGTAGATTCGAAAAGACCGATCAAATTGCTTTTTGCAAAAGATAATTATTTCGCAATTACTAAAAACTATCCTTACGAAGAACTGGCAAAAGCAGATACCTTGATTTATAAAGATTATTGCTTAAGCCCTTTCAAATTGGGAATCCCAATGGCTTTGGATAATGTTTATTATGAATTTAACAGTGCCGAACTTACCGAGCCTTCTAAAAAAGTATTAGACTTCCTGATCCCGATTATGGAAGATAATCCTGAAATGGAAATCGAACTGGGCTCTCATACCGATAACATTGGAACAGATGAGTATAACTTAGATCTATCGAACAGAAGAGCAAAATCTTGTACCGATTATTTAGAAAGTAAAGGTATTGCTGCTGCCAGATTAACTTCAAAAGGTTATGGAGAATCGATGCCGATTGCACCAAACGAAATAGTAGTGAAACGCAAGAAAAAAGACAATCCGGCAGGAAGAGCAAAAAATAGAAGAACTGAATTTAAAGTGACCAAAAAATAA
- a CDS encoding lantibiotic dehydratase, with protein sequence MKLNIQPTVIFRTPKFSYQSELVDCWEELKLAISISSAAFYETIKEVKANELKDLPPKVYFTIWKYFNRAKFRSTPYGTFAGFSLLNNAFKPSESKIVIEETQKIHELVDWPYKNNIQLPLAELLQKNCLLFSNSSYYLTPNSIRYIACTDGVFELAELDQDDFVKQILAACLKPVRLNDLVKQLNLNDAEIENLFGLLQDMHDLQLVFTNYDPNIIGDDYFERLGLTATAELPKYLIAQRTALSGGIHERSLQAIPGLINMLHNIMPSKDRDALSQFQVRFKKKFEDQEVPLLLALDPEMGVGYDELEQAGQNSEFVTRFNNKPPKKAEVENIKAALKSYLTEQNFEKGKAVYLNKLALKQNEKLASLPNSFSMVMSVHDDLIFIEQIGGATSNALSGRFTMAADDVAQYAKDIAAAEQEANPEVLFFDVAYMVEANVDNVNRRKLIYGHQLSILNFDTSASPLALNDIQISVRGTEIILRSAHLNKRLVPRMASAYNYIRSDLSVFRLLCDLQHQGLQTNLSFPLDTIFPDLDYYPRLQYQNIVLSRNKWKIKKESLLGPAQKLLSIAECRSYLGNLGVSEYFKAGMSDQTLCFALQNDDDINAFLQYMQKHGSTYIEEMLLPQNSIVVDEAAKPYLAQFVLSIGHGEQIYRGLAKTSANAGVTRLFLPGKEWLYFEIYCHQQRSDQILTEVIAPFLTTHTDQVKSWFFIRYNENGNHIRFRVQLNNPRDGQLLTSKLMDDLELFLNSGLVSDVQIKTYKRELERYGGNMIEDVEQHFAIDSEFVLSLLETQTGDFNKYKLCSLLVSKIIESNIIDKLIINKIVRLMSDNFNEEHRLDAADFKQLNNHYQEFRKTEWTALTAEQEQGFGVFSESFIKILKQCAPENAIKLLTDLMHMHVNRLFSKDQRTHEMVMYYFLLKDIQRQNAMKV encoded by the coding sequence ATGAAGCTGAATATCCAACCAACCGTAATTTTTAGAACACCTAAATTTTCATATCAATCTGAACTGGTAGATTGTTGGGAGGAATTAAAATTGGCCATTTCCATATCTTCCGCAGCTTTTTACGAAACCATAAAAGAAGTAAAGGCAAACGAACTGAAAGATCTTCCACCTAAGGTTTATTTTACCATCTGGAAATATTTTAACCGTGCAAAATTCCGGTCAACACCTTATGGCACTTTTGCTGGTTTCAGTTTGTTAAACAATGCCTTTAAACCATCAGAAAGCAAAATAGTAATTGAAGAAACCCAAAAAATACACGAACTGGTTGATTGGCCTTATAAGAATAATATTCAGTTGCCATTGGCAGAACTGTTGCAAAAGAATTGCCTTTTATTTAGTAACAGCAGTTATTATTTAACACCCAACAGTATTCGTTATATAGCCTGTACCGATGGCGTTTTTGAACTGGCCGAGTTAGATCAGGATGACTTTGTAAAGCAAATATTAGCTGCTTGCTTAAAGCCAGTTAGGCTTAACGATCTGGTAAAACAATTGAATTTAAATGATGCTGAAATTGAAAATCTGTTTGGTTTGCTGCAGGATATGCACGATTTACAGCTTGTTTTTACCAACTACGATCCCAATATTATAGGAGATGATTATTTTGAACGTTTAGGCCTAACCGCTACGGCTGAGTTGCCAAAATATCTTATCGCGCAACGCACAGCTTTATCCGGTGGTATTCATGAACGTTCGCTTCAGGCTATTCCAGGCTTGATCAATATGCTTCATAATATAATGCCGTCAAAAGATCGTGATGCCCTGAGCCAGTTCCAGGTTAGGTTTAAGAAGAAATTCGAAGATCAGGAAGTGCCGCTTTTATTGGCCCTAGATCCAGAAATGGGTGTAGGCTACGATGAGTTGGAGCAAGCCGGTCAAAACAGTGAGTTTGTCACACGCTTCAATAATAAACCACCGAAAAAAGCGGAGGTAGAAAATATTAAAGCGGCGTTAAAATCCTACCTGACTGAACAAAACTTCGAAAAAGGTAAAGCTGTTTATCTGAACAAACTTGCCTTAAAGCAGAACGAGAAATTAGCATCTTTACCCAATTCATTCAGCATGGTAATGTCTGTTCATGATGATTTGATTTTCATCGAACAGATAGGCGGAGCAACATCAAATGCTTTAAGTGGAAGATTTACAATGGCAGCCGATGATGTAGCGCAGTATGCTAAAGACATTGCGGCCGCAGAACAAGAAGCAAACCCTGAGGTATTATTTTTCGATGTGGCCTACATGGTAGAAGCGAATGTAGATAATGTGAACAGGCGCAAATTGATTTATGGCCATCAACTATCAATCTTAAATTTTGATACCTCAGCATCGCCACTTGCCTTAAATGATATACAAATTTCAGTTCGGGGCACAGAGATTATTCTTCGCTCTGCACATTTAAATAAACGGCTGGTGCCAAGAATGGCTTCTGCCTATAACTATATCCGTTCAGATCTTTCTGTATTTAGGTTATTGTGCGATTTGCAACATCAAGGTTTACAAACCAATCTTTCCTTTCCGCTCGATACTATTTTCCCTGATTTGGATTATTATCCAAGGTTACAATATCAAAATATAGTTTTAAGCAGAAATAAATGGAAAATTAAAAAAGAATCCCTTTTAGGGCCCGCTCAAAAGTTGCTATCCATCGCCGAATGTAGATCGTACCTGGGTAATTTAGGCGTTAGCGAATATTTTAAAGCAGGTATGTCCGATCAAACCTTATGCTTTGCCCTACAAAACGATGATGATATAAATGCCTTTCTGCAATACATGCAAAAGCATGGCAGTACTTACATTGAAGAAATGTTATTGCCTCAAAATAGTATCGTGGTTGATGAAGCAGCTAAACCCTATTTAGCTCAGTTTGTTTTAAGTATAGGTCATGGCGAACAAATTTACCGCGGTTTGGCTAAAACATCAGCAAATGCCGGGGTAACGCGACTTTTTCTGCCAGGTAAAGAATGGCTGTATTTCGAAATTTATTGCCACCAGCAACGTAGCGATCAAATTTTGACGGAAGTAATTGCGCCCTTCCTAACTACTCATACAGATCAGGTAAAATCGTGGTTTTTTATCCGTTACAATGAAAATGGAAACCACATCAGGTTTAGGGTTCAACTAAATAATCCCAGGGATGGGCAGCTGTTAACATCAAAACTCATGGATGATCTGGAATTGTTTTTAAACTCAGGTTTGGTGTCCGACGTGCAGATTAAAACCTATAAACGTGAGTTGGAGCGTTATGGTGGCAATATGATTGAAGATGTTGAACAGCATTTCGCTATAGATAGTGAATTTGTATTATCGCTTTTAGAAACCCAGACCGGTGATTTCAACAAATATAAATTGTGTAGCCTTTTGGTTTCTAAGATTATCGAATCTAATATTATAGATAAGCTGATCATTAATAAGATTGTGAGATTAATGTCTGATAACTTTAATGAAGAGCATCGATTAGATGCAGCTGATTTTAAACAATTAAATAACCATTATCAGGAGTTTCGAAAAACAGAATGGACGGCGTTAACAGCAGAACAGGAGCAGGGATTTGGAGTGTTTTCAGAATCGTTTATCAAAATTCTGAAACAATGTGCTCCTGAAAATGCAATAAAACTATTGACCGATTTAATGCATATGCATGTAAACCGACTTTTCAGTAAAGATCAGCGAACGCATGAAATGGTAATGTACTATTTTCTGCTAAAAGATATTCAGCGTCAAAATGCAATGAAAGTTTAA
- a CDS encoding sensor histidine kinase — protein MYRSLYFIGFATGYVYLIKSFQDQKKVEALERQNLVTQIEKQALENDLVQSQNNYLRSQINPHFLFNTLNFIYNDARKKAPMAADAIMNLAEMMRYALKRPEASEMVPLSEEIEQIEHLINLHKLRTANTINLELEVTGDMFGLRFPPLILLTLVENIFKHGNVSHSTQQALIKITYEKDSLNISTINMINDNKGKQTESHHVGIDNISKRLSNFYGNDYIFRYYKDPLNRYITEIAVTVVNPLARLNR, from the coding sequence ATGTATAGATCCTTATATTTTATCGGTTTCGCAACGGGTTATGTTTATCTAATCAAATCATTCCAGGATCAGAAGAAAGTAGAAGCATTAGAACGACAGAACCTGGTTACCCAAATAGAAAAACAGGCCTTAGAGAATGATCTGGTTCAATCGCAAAACAATTATCTGCGCAGTCAGATCAATCCACACTTTCTATTTAATACTTTAAACTTTATTTATAACGACGCCCGCAAAAAGGCGCCCATGGCAGCAGATGCAATTATGAATCTGGCCGAAATGATGCGTTATGCCCTAAAACGTCCTGAAGCATCAGAGATGGTTCCACTAAGTGAAGAAATTGAGCAAATTGAACACCTGATCAATCTCCATAAACTCCGAACGGCTAACACCATTAATCTGGAACTTGAAGTGACGGGCGATATGTTCGGATTAAGATTTCCACCGCTTATCTTATTAACTTTGGTTGAAAATATATTCAAGCATGGAAATGTTTCGCACTCTACTCAACAAGCACTTATTAAAATAACTTACGAAAAAGATAGCCTTAATATCAGCACCATCAACATGATTAATGATAATAAAGGCAAGCAGACTGAAAGCCATCATGTAGGGATTGACAATATTAGCAAGCGACTTAGTAATTTTTATGGTAATGATTATATATTCAGGTATTACAAAGATCCACTTAACCGCTATATTACTGAAATAGCTGTAACTGTTGTTAATCCATTGGCCAGGTTAAACCGTTAA
- a CDS encoding LytTR family DNA-binding domain-containing protein — MNLKCVVIDDEQHAIEVLTDHIAEMPGLTVFKTFTSPVQALTEISTEDEIDLLFMDIDMPGINGLELAKNIREKAKYLIFTTAHPDYALQAFDVQSDQYLLKPISFAKFALGIDRILKKEASNTKATTKEADQVAALYIKGDHKYAFSNIAIDEILYIKALQNYIQIITKSEIHTTYLTLKEIEKALENHAFIRVNKSNIVAKAAIKKVDGNIIRLVNNEMIQIGEGYKETFFTYVQSSLLKSNRNQ, encoded by the coding sequence ATGAATCTAAAATGCGTTGTTATAGACGACGAGCAACATGCAATTGAAGTATTAACTGACCACATTGCGGAAATGCCTGGCTTAACAGTTTTTAAAACTTTTACCAGTCCTGTCCAGGCACTTACTGAGATCAGTACTGAGGACGAAATTGATTTATTGTTTATGGATATTGATATGCCAGGAATCAATGGGTTGGAACTGGCTAAAAATATCAGAGAAAAAGCAAAATATTTGATTTTTACTACAGCGCATCCTGATTATGCCTTGCAAGCATTTGATGTTCAATCAGATCAGTACTTATTAAAGCCTATTTCGTTTGCAAAATTTGCATTAGGTATTGATAGGATTTTAAAAAAAGAAGCCAGTAATACCAAAGCTACGACGAAGGAAGCTGATCAGGTAGCGGCCCTTTATATTAAAGGCGACCACAAATATGCTTTTTCTAACATCGCCATTGATGAAATACTTTACATCAAAGCACTACAGAATTATATACAGATTATTACTAAATCTGAAATCCATACTACCTACCTTACACTTAAGGAAATTGAAAAGGCCTTAGAAAACCACGCATTTATCCGTGTTAATAAATCGAACATTGTAGCTAAAGCGGCAATTAAAAAAGTAGATGGAAATATAATCCGTTTGGTAAATAACGAGATGATTCAAATTGGCGAAGGTTATAAAGAAACTTTCTTCACTTATGTACAGAGCAGTTTGTTAAAATCAAATCGAAATCAATAA